In Desulfomonile tiedjei DSM 6799, a genomic segment contains:
- a CDS encoding MFS transporter: protein MLQTACKAENEFKGLNLPQRMERLPMTKYQRTVFLIIATAWFFDSMDLAMMTFVLAPVSSTFGLTPSQTGIVGSASLAGMALGAGLAGILADRFGRKVIFQYSMIVWGAASIFCAFVWSYESFLVARFILGFGMGAEFPIAQSMVSETIPATHRGKYIALLEGFWPLGFIGAGILAYFLVPYAGWRSVFVAMGLPAIYVLVIRRAVPESPRWYESRGYLDKAEETMQFLEKKVEAAHGRPLPPPVTDGVKDEIAAGSFSLAELFTKQYRIRTLMVWLLWFFTLLGYYGITTWMGKLLVEKGFTITKSIEFVLLMTLWGVPGFFSAAYLVEKLGRKPAVIGYVLFSGVAAYFYGKAANQTELFIAGAFMQFFFFGMWSVLYAYTPELFPTRARATGCGTASTWGRIGALIGPMLVPIIMAHWGVESVFTLGAFSFLMGALNVLILGPETKGKILEEISG from the coding sequence ATGTTACAGACAGCATGCAAAGCAGAGAATGAATTCAAGGGCCTCAATCTTCCACAGAGGATGGAGAGGCTGCCTATGACGAAATACCAGAGAACGGTATTTCTCATAATAGCAACTGCTTGGTTTTTCGATTCCATGGACCTTGCGATGATGACATTCGTTCTAGCGCCAGTGAGCAGCACGTTTGGCCTCACTCCGTCTCAAACGGGTATCGTAGGCAGCGCCAGCTTGGCAGGAATGGCATTGGGGGCAGGTCTGGCCGGTATACTTGCGGATCGTTTCGGTCGTAAAGTTATCTTTCAGTACAGTATGATCGTTTGGGGTGCAGCAAGCATCTTCTGCGCTTTTGTGTGGAGTTATGAATCCTTCCTGGTGGCTCGTTTCATCCTTGGATTCGGTATGGGAGCAGAATTCCCGATTGCGCAATCGATGGTGTCGGAGACAATTCCCGCGACCCACAGAGGTAAGTACATCGCATTGCTGGAAGGCTTTTGGCCTCTCGGGTTTATTGGGGCAGGGATCTTGGCTTATTTCCTGGTACCATATGCAGGGTGGCGATCGGTATTCGTGGCAATGGGGTTACCGGCAATTTACGTGCTCGTCATACGGCGAGCCGTCCCCGAGTCGCCCCGCTGGTATGAGAGTCGTGGATATTTGGACAAAGCTGAGGAAACGATGCAATTTCTCGAGAAGAAGGTTGAAGCGGCACACGGCCGGCCTCTTCCTCCACCGGTTACAGACGGCGTAAAGGACGAAATTGCTGCGGGTTCTTTTTCTTTGGCAGAGCTATTTACAAAACAATACAGAATCCGAACTCTTATGGTGTGGCTACTGTGGTTCTTTACTCTTCTGGGGTATTACGGAATTACCACGTGGATGGGCAAACTCCTGGTGGAGAAAGGATTCACCATTACCAAATCCATTGAATTCGTGCTGTTGATGACCCTCTGGGGTGTCCCGGGATTCTTTTCTGCTGCCTATTTGGTGGAAAAGCTCGGAAGAAAACCGGCAGTTATCGGATACGTTTTGTTCAGTGGAGTGGCAGCTTATTTTTATGGAAAAGCCGCAAATCAGACTGAGCTCTTCATTGCCGGAGCATTCATGCAGTTCTTCTTCTTCGGCATGTGGTCAGTCCTGTATGCATATACTCCCGAGTTATTCCCGACCCGGGCGCGGGCAACCGGTTGCGGAACCGCATCCACATGGGGACGAATTGGGGCTCTCATTGGGCCGATGCTGGTCCCGATTATCATGGCGCATTGGGGTGTGGAATCCGTGTTCACACTGGGAGCGTTCTCCTTCTTAATGGGG